In Magnolia sinica isolate HGM2019 chromosome 12, MsV1, whole genome shotgun sequence, a single genomic region encodes these proteins:
- the LOC131220141 gene encoding disease resistance protein At4g27190-like yields MKTDKDIRVEVLSDEEAWTLFCQNAGDMTDLDRVGDLARAVARECSGLPLAIITVRRAMRGKMRIELWKHALEELRSSVPDIRGIEMEVFSPLKSSYDSLRGKNIKPCFLYCSLFPEDYSIEASKLVQYWIAEGLIDERQNFKSASNRGIALIENLKDSCLLDNGAHEGTVKMHDVVRDVAIWIASSLEDGSRTATASCNFSKRLHFSSRVTANGTTHGTPKLDLSGTQISELPSEIGQLDKLKQLYLSRTRNLERIKAGTVSRLSSLEVFEVSLSAYTWDVEQKADEGRSTIEELSSLRFLSVLYIRIHSIACLALDFSWLKRLRRFHMHWSKNLCFEILDNVEQ; encoded by the exons ATGAAGACGGATAAAGACATCAGAGTGGAAGTTCTTAGCGACGAAGAAGCTTGGACGTTGTTTTGCCAAAACGCAGGAGACATGACTGATTTGGACAGGGTAGGAGATCTTGCAAGAGCTGTTGCTAGAGAATGCAGCGGTCTGCCACTGGCGATCATCACCGTAAGGAGGGCTATGAGGGGGAAGATGAGGATCGAGTTGTGGAAGCATGCTTTGGAAGAACTGCGAAGCTCAGTCCCAGACATCAGAGGGATAGAAATGGAGGTCTTTTCTCCATTGAAGTCGAGTTACGACTCATTACGAGGTAAGAACATCAAACCATGCTTCTTGTATTGCTCTTTATTCCCCGAAGACTACTCTATCGAAGCAAGCAAACTTGTACAATACTGGATAGCAGAGGGATTAATCGATGAGAGGCAGAATTTCAAATCAGCATCAAATAGGGGGATTGCCTTGATTGAAAATCTCAAGGACTCATGCCTCTTGGACAATGGCGCACACGAGGGGACAGTAAAGATGCATGACGTTGTCCGCGATGTTGCCATCTGGATAGCATCCTCGCTCGAAGATGGAAGCAG AACTGCAACAGCTTCGTGCAATTTTTCTAAGAGATTGCACTTTTCTAGCAGAGTTACCGCCAATGGGACAACTCACGGAACTCCAAAACTTGATCTCTCTGGCACCCAAATCAGCGAACTGCCTAGTGAGATAGGACAATTGGATAAACTAAAGCAATTGTATCTATCTCGcacgcgcaatttagaaagaatTAAGGCCGGTACAGTATCAAGGCTGTCCAGTTTGGAGGTATTCGAGGTGTCTTTGAGTGCTTACACCTGGGATGTCGAACAGAAGGCTGATGAGGGAAGATCAACGATTGAGGAACTGTCGTCTCTCAGGTTCTTGTCTGTTCTTTACATCAGGATACACAGCATTGCTTGTCTTGCCTTAGATTTCAGTTGGTTGAAACGGTTGAGAAGATTCCACATGCATTGGTCCAAGAACCTATGTTTCGAAATACTCGATAATGTGGAACAATGA